From the Roseibium sp. HPY-6 genome, one window contains:
- a CDS encoding magnesium chelatase subunit H: MRKPISPDSGHSIRVVFVTLDNHVAAAVDDARARLKKDIPGLSFTVHAATDWADNPNSLAACREAIRTGDIIIVSMIFVEEHVKAIADALEERHLNCDAMVCCMSAGTIMKYTAMGRFRMSGDQKGPLALLKKLRGSSSRGGKESGRTAGERQLAMLRRLPKLLKYIPGTAQDVRNYFLTLQYRIAASDENIANMVRLLVSKYASGERKVLRSSVSAKSPEEYPDMGLYHPRATPRVVTQLKDLAGVSRAKGTIGLLLLRTYILSGDTGHYDGVIAALEARGFNVVPVFCSGLDMRAAIEQYMKDGSGNSTVDVLCSLTGFSLVGGPAYSDAAAAAETLQKLNVPYLSACVTEFQTRDGWQASTQGLTPIETTLMVAIPELDGAVGSMVIGGRSASTKSSESCICARQLGTCPSGRACMRPDDERVGLLADRIAAMVQLRQTPRAKRKIAATLFNYPPNGGNIGTAAFLAVFESLLETMKRLKAEGYDVEVPEDAETLKDMLLTGNADRFGTEANVHATVTADDHVRQEQFLAEIEAQWGPAPGRILSNGRGIHVLGRQFGNLLIALQPPFGYEGDPMRLLFEGGFAPNHAFAAYYTYLRETFSADAVLHFGTHGALEFMPGKHTGLSGACWPDRLLGRLPNFYFYASNNPSEGSIAKRRSAATLISYLTPSITEAGLYKGLHSLKASLDQYRSTAPEAQAERERLLEVIRVQAGELDLAGDATGLSTEAFIQHLVNAITETEYALIPHGLHVAGRGMEQSERAETLAHIAAAMPENEHIGDASNLCRLIVADDDAALQAVVSDLDDTARETVRHLKAINDNLKSNEELDGLVGALDASFVPPAPSGDLLRTPDLLPTGRNLHGFDPFGIPSKFALEDGARQAARILNRHLKNDGQLPETIAIVLWGTDNLKTGGAPLAQAMALMGARPRLDTYNRVCGAELIPLEELNRPRIDAVMTLSGIFRDLLPIQASMLAEASYLAATADEPSDQNFIRKHALAYCEANGCDLEAAAYRVFSNADGAYGSNVNMLIGSSAWTDDEEIAETYTSRKSFAINHKGKTSRQAELLDAILGDVDMAYQNLESVEIGVTTIEQYFDTLGGLSKAVSKAKGGAEIPVYISDQTQGDGKVRTLGEQVALETRTRTLNPKWFEGMLRHGYEGVRHIEANVTNTLGWSATTGGVDPWVYQKITETYVLDEDMRRRLADLNPASAARVASRLIEAHERNYWHPDAETLEALQRAGEELEDRLEGLVTEAAE; encoded by the coding sequence ATGCGAAAGCCCATTTCGCCCGATAGCGGCCACTCCATCCGGGTGGTCTTCGTCACGCTTGACAATCATGTTGCAGCAGCTGTTGACGATGCGCGCGCACGTCTGAAGAAAGACATCCCGGGTCTTTCGTTCACTGTTCATGCCGCGACCGATTGGGCTGATAATCCAAACAGTCTCGCGGCCTGCCGGGAGGCGATCCGAACCGGCGACATCATCATCGTTTCGATGATTTTCGTCGAGGAACATGTCAAGGCGATTGCCGATGCTCTTGAGGAGCGGCATCTGAACTGCGACGCCATGGTCTGCTGCATGTCCGCCGGTACGATCATGAAGTATACGGCCATGGGCCGGTTCCGCATGAGCGGTGACCAGAAGGGTCCGCTGGCGCTTCTCAAGAAACTGCGCGGCAGCAGTTCCCGTGGTGGCAAGGAAAGCGGCCGTACCGCCGGTGAGCGCCAACTCGCCATGCTGCGGCGTTTGCCGAAGCTTCTGAAGTATATTCCGGGGACCGCACAGGACGTCCGCAACTACTTTCTGACATTGCAATACCGGATCGCGGCTTCAGATGAAAACATCGCGAACATGGTGCGATTGCTGGTCAGCAAATACGCCTCCGGAGAACGCAAGGTTTTGCGGTCTTCCGTGTCCGCAAAGTCGCCTGAAGAATATCCCGACATGGGTCTTTATCACCCGAGAGCGACACCTAGGGTGGTCACACAGCTGAAAGATCTCGCAGGGGTTTCGAGGGCCAAAGGTACAATCGGCCTGCTCTTGCTGCGTACCTATATCCTGTCCGGAGACACTGGCCACTATGATGGCGTGATTGCGGCACTGGAGGCGCGCGGCTTCAACGTCGTTCCGGTGTTCTGCTCAGGGCTCGATATGCGCGCCGCAATTGAGCAATACATGAAAGATGGCAGCGGGAATTCGACCGTTGACGTCTTGTGCTCCTTGACCGGTTTCTCGCTTGTCGGTGGTCCGGCCTACAGCGATGCCGCCGCAGCTGCGGAAACGCTTCAAAAACTCAATGTCCCCTATCTTTCCGCCTGCGTCACGGAATTCCAGACGCGGGATGGCTGGCAGGCTTCAACGCAAGGACTGACACCGATCGAGACCACTTTGATGGTCGCGATTCCTGAACTTGACGGTGCCGTCGGGTCGATGGTCATCGGCGGACGCAGCGCTTCAACCAAGTCTTCGGAGAGCTGTATTTGCGCGCGCCAGCTGGGAACCTGCCCTTCGGGTCGCGCCTGCATGCGTCCTGACGACGAACGGGTCGGTCTTCTGGCTGACCGCATTGCGGCAATGGTTCAGCTGCGCCAGACACCGCGCGCGAAACGCAAGATCGCCGCGACGCTTTTCAACTATCCGCCAAATGGCGGCAACATAGGCACGGCAGCTTTTCTTGCCGTCTTCGAGAGCCTTCTTGAAACCATGAAGCGGTTGAAAGCGGAAGGTTACGATGTCGAGGTGCCGGAAGATGCCGAGACTCTCAAGGACATGCTCCTGACCGGAAATGCGGATCGCTTCGGCACGGAAGCGAATGTGCATGCGACGGTCACGGCGGACGATCACGTGCGCCAGGAACAGTTTCTCGCAGAGATCGAGGCGCAATGGGGACCGGCGCCCGGCCGGATTTTGAGCAACGGCCGTGGTATCCATGTTCTCGGCCGTCAATTCGGCAATCTCCTGATCGCGCTTCAGCCGCCCTTTGGGTACGAGGGCGATCCGATGCGTCTCCTCTTTGAAGGCGGCTTTGCACCGAACCATGCCTTTGCCGCTTATTACACTTATTTGCGGGAAACATTCAGCGCGGACGCGGTTCTTCATTTCGGTACGCACGGCGCGCTGGAATTCATGCCTGGGAAGCACACCGGATTGTCCGGTGCATGTTGGCCGGACCGCCTGCTCGGCAGGCTCCCGAATTTCTATTTCTATGCGTCGAACAATCCGTCGGAAGGCTCAATCGCAAAGCGCCGCTCGGCGGCGACGCTGATTTCCTACCTGACGCCGTCAATTACAGAGGCTGGTCTCTACAAGGGGCTGCACAGTCTCAAGGCAAGCCTGGATCAATACCGCTCAACTGCACCTGAAGCACAGGCTGAGCGCGAGCGACTGCTGGAGGTTATCCGTGTCCAGGCCGGGGAGTTGGATCTTGCTGGCGACGCAACCGGGCTTTCCACGGAAGCCTTCATCCAGCACCTCGTGAACGCGATCACGGAAACGGAATATGCGCTAATTCCGCATGGATTGCATGTCGCCGGCCGCGGGATGGAACAAAGCGAGCGCGCCGAAACGCTCGCCCATATAGCCGCCGCGATGCCGGAAAACGAACACATCGGTGACGCGTCCAACCTTTGCCGGTTGATTGTTGCCGACGACGATGCCGCGCTTCAGGCAGTCGTCTCGGATCTCGACGACACAGCACGTGAAACTGTTCGACACCTGAAGGCAATCAACGATAATCTGAAATCCAACGAAGAGCTCGATGGCCTGGTCGGTGCCCTGGACGCCAGCTTTGTGCCGCCCGCGCCATCAGGCGATCTGCTGAGAACACCTGATCTGCTGCCGACCGGGCGGAACCTGCACGGCTTCGACCCCTTCGGAATTCCAAGCAAATTTGCGCTCGAGGACGGCGCAAGACAGGCAGCTCGTATTTTAAATCGACACCTTAAGAATGATGGTCAATTACCTGAAACAATTGCCATTGTCTTATGGGGAACCGACAATCTGAAGACCGGTGGTGCACCGCTCGCCCAAGCCATGGCGCTCATGGGTGCGCGGCCGAGGCTGGACACCTATAACAGGGTCTGCGGCGCTGAACTGATCCCGCTTGAGGAATTGAACCGACCGCGCATCGACGCGGTTATGACGCTCTCTGGTATTTTCCGCGACCTGCTTCCGATCCAGGCAAGCATGCTGGCGGAGGCAAGCTACCTGGCGGCGACTGCAGATGAGCCTTCTGACCAGAACTTCATTCGCAAGCATGCACTCGCTTATTGCGAAGCCAACGGATGCGATCTGGAAGCAGCCGCTTATCGCGTCTTCTCCAATGCCGACGGAGCATACGGGTCAAACGTCAACATGCTGATCGGGTCATCCGCATGGACCGACGATGAGGAAATTGCCGAGACCTACACGAGCCGGAAAAGCTTCGCGATCAACCACAAAGGCAAGACAAGCCGCCAGGCGGAACTGCTCGATGCCATTCTTGGTGATGTCGACATGGCCTACCAGAACCTGGAATCGGTCGAAATCGGCGTTACCACCATTGAGCAGTATTTCGATACGCTCGGAGGGCTCTCCAAGGCGGTTTCCAAGGCCAAGGGCGGCGCCGAGATACCGGTTTACATATCAGACCAGACACAAGGGGACGGCAAGGTCAGAACCTTGGGTGAACAGGTGGCTCTGGAAACAAGGACGAGGACCCTCAATCCGAAGTGGTTCGAGGGCATGCTTCGGCATGGCTATGAAGGCGTGCGCCACATCGAGGCCAATGTAACCAACACGCTGGGCTGGTCGGCGACGACCGGAGGCGTCGATCCCTGGGTCTATCAGAAGATAACTGAAACTTACGTTCTGGACGAAGACATGCGCCGGCGCCTCGCAGACCTCAACCCGGCTTCGGCGGCGCGCGTCGCTTCGCGGCTGATTGAGGCGCACGAGCGCAACTACTGGCACCCGGATGCCGAAACGCTCGAGGCATTGCAGCGGGCTGGTGAGGAATTGGAAGACCGGCTGGAAGGCCTGGTGACGGAGGCTGCCGAATGA
- the bchL gene encoding ferredoxin:protochlorophyllide reductase (ATP-dependent) iron-sulfur ATP-binding protein translates to MNIYTHPKTAEREARQAEKLRERADGEGSVQVHLDPTMEIDGAKVFAIYGKGGIGKSTTSSNLSVAFSKIGKRVLQIGCDPKHDSTFTLTKSLIPTVIDILEQVDFHTEELRPEDYMVEGYNGVQCIEAGGPPAGTGCGGYVVGQTVKLLKEHHLLDDTDVVIFDVLGDVVCGGFASPLQHAERAVVVAANDFDSIFAMNRIVAAIKAKAKNYEVRLGGVIANRSRETDQIDRYNASVGLKRLAHVPDSDHVRLSRLKKSTLFEMGDTAEITAIQNEYLQLAEQLWAGTEALSAEPMKDREIFEFLGFE, encoded by the coding sequence ATGAACATCTACACCCATCCGAAGACAGCCGAGCGCGAGGCGCGCCAAGCCGAAAAGCTGCGCGAACGCGCGGACGGCGAAGGCAGTGTTCAGGTGCATCTCGATCCGACGATGGAAATCGACGGCGCAAAGGTCTTTGCGATTTACGGCAAGGGGGGGATCGGCAAGTCGACGACATCATCGAACCTTTCCGTCGCCTTTTCCAAAATCGGCAAACGCGTTCTTCAGATCGGGTGCGATCCGAAACACGACAGCACATTCACGCTGACAAAAAGCCTGATCCCGACGGTCATCGACATTCTCGAGCAGGTTGATTTCCACACGGAAGAGCTGCGCCCCGAGGACTACATGGTGGAAGGCTACAACGGTGTACAGTGCATCGAGGCTGGGGGCCCACCTGCCGGAACCGGTTGTGGTGGCTATGTGGTTGGCCAGACCGTCAAACTTCTGAAGGAACACCACCTTCTGGACGACACCGATGTGGTCATCTTCGACGTGCTCGGCGATGTTGTTTGCGGCGGCTTTGCCTCGCCGCTGCAGCATGCTGAACGCGCTGTCGTGGTCGCCGCCAATGACTTTGACTCCATCTTCGCCATGAACCGCATTGTTGCGGCGATCAAGGCGAAAGCGAAGAACTACGAGGTCCGCCTTGGCGGCGTCATCGCCAACAGGTCACGCGAAACAGATCAGATCGACCGATACAACGCTTCAGTCGGGCTCAAGCGACTGGCTCATGTGCCCGACTCCGATCACGTCCGTCTGAGCCGCCTGAAGAAGAGCACGCTTTTCGAGATGGGCGACACGGCGGAAATCACTGCCATTCAGAATGAATATCTCCAACTCGCCGAACAGCTTTGGGCGGGCACGGAGGCCTTGAGCGCTGAACCCATGAAGGACCGGGAGATCTTTGAATTTCTCGGCTTCGAGTAA
- the bchM gene encoding magnesium protoporphyrin IX methyltransferase, producing the protein MTRANYLQRIGEIEHYFDRTALDAWKKLTGDQPVSGIRATVRRGRDEMRNTLAGWLPQDLSGWRILDAGCGSGVLSLELLARGADVVGIDLSARMISYARQRAADMRAAGSLPQAGSVEFRSGDMLDPALGTFDAVVAMDVLIHYAPEDAKRVLEGLAMRTRRSLLFTLAPSSHLLRAMLMVGKAFPRGDRAPAIYPTHPERLVHQLVQQPHMTGWHAGRTHRISVGFYTSQAMEVVRS; encoded by the coding sequence ATGACACGGGCCAACTACCTGCAGCGGATCGGTGAAATCGAACATTATTTCGATCGTACAGCGCTGGATGCCTGGAAGAAGCTGACAGGCGATCAGCCGGTCAGCGGCATTCGCGCAACCGTCCGTCGGGGCCGGGATGAGATGCGTAACACGCTTGCCGGCTGGCTGCCGCAGGATCTGAGCGGCTGGCGCATTCTGGATGCCGGTTGCGGGTCCGGGGTGCTGTCGCTCGAACTCCTGGCAAGAGGGGCAGATGTTGTCGGCATCGATCTGTCCGCACGCATGATTTCCTATGCGCGGCAACGGGCGGCGGACATGCGTGCTGCCGGCAGTCTGCCTCAGGCAGGCTCAGTCGAATTCAGAAGCGGCGACATGCTTGATCCGGCGCTCGGAACCTTCGACGCCGTTGTCGCCATGGATGTCTTGATCCACTACGCACCGGAAGATGCAAAGCGGGTCCTGGAAGGCCTGGCAATGCGCACCCGGCGCAGTCTGCTGTTCACCCTCGCGCCCAGCTCCCATCTGCTGCGAGCGATGTTGATGGTTGGCAAGGCCTTTCCGAGGGGAGACCGGGCGCCTGCCATCTATCCGACCCATCCGGAACGGCTTGTGCACCAGCTCGTCCAGCAACCGCATATGACCGGCTGGCACGCAGGCCGCACACATCGGATCTCGGTCGGGTTCTACACCTCACAAGCCATGGAGGTGGTCCGGTCGTGA
- a CDS encoding BCD family MFS transporter, with translation MLNAANRKMIALWQKAGTRFMPFADAASEDVPLSRLLRLALFQVSAGCVLVLLTGTLNRVLIVELGVSVALVSAVVAIPVLAAPLRLLIGYRSDTYKSVLGWRRVPYIWFGSLLQFGGLAIMPFVLLLLHTQTVGPSWAGPAGAAFAFLLTGFGLHTAQTAGLALATDIVPSEKRPRVVALLYVMLLVGMIVASVFYSIFLVDFSHKQLIQVIQGTALLTLVINVIAIWKQEARDPSRTAADRKLVGFFEALSDYRKHPGTMRLLLAVALGSAAFSMQDILLEPYGGEILGMSVAQTTLLTGLWAAGTMSGFAWAAYSLNQGAHMYRVAARGLLIGIAAFSGIILASPLGMDGLFFAGAVGVGLGGGLFAVCTMLAAMGISKKADSGILVGAWSAVQATAIGVSLLLGGVIKNVVNALAFEGVLGPAMNTAGTGYLFVYHLEIGLLFLCLAVLGPLTGLRYRQTQESDTRFGLAELPG, from the coding sequence ATGCTGAACGCCGCAAACAGGAAGATGATCGCGCTCTGGCAGAAGGCCGGAACGCGTTTCATGCCGTTTGCGGATGCGGCCTCGGAAGACGTGCCTCTTTCCCGCCTTCTGCGCCTCGCTCTGTTCCAGGTTTCGGCGGGCTGCGTCCTTGTTCTATTGACCGGTACCTTGAACCGGGTGTTGATCGTCGAGCTCGGCGTTTCGGTTGCGCTTGTGTCCGCCGTCGTTGCGATACCGGTGCTCGCTGCCCCGCTGCGCCTTTTGATCGGATACCGGTCCGACACCTACAAGTCGGTGCTCGGTTGGCGGCGCGTCCCCTATATCTGGTTCGGCAGCCTGCTTCAGTTTGGCGGTCTGGCCATCATGCCCTTCGTGCTGCTGCTCCTGCACACGCAGACTGTCGGGCCCAGCTGGGCCGGGCCAGCCGGCGCAGCATTTGCCTTCCTTTTGACAGGGTTTGGGCTCCACACGGCGCAAACAGCCGGTCTGGCTCTCGCAACAGACATCGTTCCGTCCGAGAAACGGCCCCGTGTCGTGGCATTGCTCTATGTAATGCTGCTTGTCGGAATGATCGTTGCCTCGGTCTTTTACAGCATTTTCCTCGTCGACTTTTCGCACAAACAGCTGATTCAGGTGATTCAGGGAACGGCCCTGCTGACCCTTGTGATCAATGTCATTGCCATCTGGAAACAGGAAGCGCGGGACCCGAGCCGCACGGCGGCCGACAGGAAGCTCGTCGGGTTCTTTGAAGCTCTCTCCGACTACCGCAAGCACCCCGGCACCATGCGTTTGTTGTTAGCTGTGGCGCTCGGATCCGCAGCCTTTTCCATGCAGGACATCCTGCTTGAACCTTATGGCGGCGAAATCCTGGGTATGAGCGTTGCGCAGACGACGCTCCTGACAGGCCTCTGGGCTGCTGGAACCATGTCCGGTTTCGCCTGGGCCGCATACAGCCTGAATCAAGGTGCGCACATGTACCGCGTGGCAGCACGCGGGCTGCTTATAGGAATAGCGGCGTTTTCAGGCATCATACTCGCTTCGCCGCTGGGCATGGACGGATTGTTCTTTGCAGGCGCGGTCGGAGTCGGATTGGGCGGCGGGCTGTTTGCCGTCTGCACAATGCTGGCTGCGATGGGCATCTCCAAAAAGGCCGACAGCGGCATCCTTGTCGGGGCCTGGAGCGCGGTTCAGGCAACAGCGATCGGCGTCAGTCTGCTTTTGGGCGGGGTTATCAAGAATGTCGTCAACGCGCTTGCGTTCGAAGGCGTTCTCGGGCCGGCGATGAACACCGCCGGTACGGGATATCTCTTTGTCTATCACCTTGAAATCGGACTTCTTTTTCTTTGTCTGGCGGTTCTCGGACCTTTGACAGGTCTGCGCTACAGGCAAACCCAGGAAAGTGACACGCGATTTGGATTGGCCGAACTACCGGGCTGA
- the puhA gene encoding photosynthetic reaction center subunit H, producing MTGSLGGSLDVAQVVLYAFWIFFAGLIWYIRQEDRREGYPLEDDVTGRHSKDPWLFVPDKKTFVLPHGQGVKKVPDFKRDDRPLNAKRTAKGPGYPLVPEGNPLLAGVGPGSWAERSDTPDMTAHGDARIVPMRTAEGFDIAEGETNPIGLTVIGCDGKAAGTVKDVWVDRAEHLIRYYEIEVEGGSPSTLLPNNFVVIKGGNARGRAPRLYVHAITSGQFADVPARAKEETVTLLEEDKIAAYFGAGLLYALRDRQEAFL from the coding sequence ATGACCGGTTCCCTCGGCGGCAGCTTGGATGTCGCACAAGTGGTGCTCTACGCGTTCTGGATCTTCTTCGCAGGGTTGATCTGGTACATCCGCCAGGAAGACCGTCGTGAAGGCTACCCCCTGGAAGACGATGTCACCGGCAGGCACAGCAAGGATCCCTGGCTGTTCGTACCCGACAAAAAGACCTTCGTCCTGCCGCACGGTCAGGGCGTGAAAAAGGTTCCCGATTTCAAACGGGACGATCGCCCACTCAACGCCAAAAGGACGGCCAAGGGACCCGGCTATCCACTCGTACCGGAAGGTAATCCCCTCCTGGCCGGTGTTGGCCCCGGATCCTGGGCTGAACGTTCCGATACGCCCGACATGACCGCCCATGGTGATGCGCGCATTGTTCCGATGCGCACGGCGGAAGGTTTCGACATCGCTGAAGGTGAAACCAACCCGATCGGGCTGACTGTCATTGGGTGTGACGGAAAGGCAGCAGGCACGGTCAAGGATGTCTGGGTCGACCGCGCGGAACACCTGATCCGTTATTACGAGATCGAGGTCGAGGGCGGCTCGCCCAGCACGCTGTTGCCGAACAATTTCGTCGTGATCAAGGGCGGGAATGCACGGGGCAGGGCACCTCGTCTTTATGTCCATGCAATTACGTCGGGACAGTTTGCGGATGTTCCAGCACGGGCCAAGGAAGAAACGGTGACGCTGCTCGAGGAAGACAAGATTGCCGCCTATTTCGGTGCTGGTCTCCTCTATGCGCTGCGTGACCGTCAGGAGGCGTTCCTGTGA
- the puhB gene encoding photosynthetic complex putative assembly protein PuhB: protein MKQFVTREHELEPVPGLPGTLPDGEQILWQGRPSARLVARHVLKNRWIAGYFLLLAVWAVIGGLYDGRPLAGIVFSVAVLTALAAIVIGMLELFAWGVQKTTLYTITTNRVVLRFGVAFSITLNLPFKQIGALALADQGKGAGNVAIQLLPGHRLSWLVQWPHVRGWRFANVEPSLICLTDAKRASDVLALAISQHASVHSGHARLTQVGPLQGTAVAPAAVEAAE, encoded by the coding sequence GTGAAACAGTTTGTCACCAGGGAGCATGAACTTGAGCCCGTACCGGGTTTGCCGGGAACCCTTCCCGACGGCGAGCAAATCCTTTGGCAGGGTCGCCCGTCCGCGCGCCTTGTTGCACGTCATGTCCTCAAGAACCGCTGGATTGCGGGATATTTTCTGCTGTTGGCGGTATGGGCCGTCATTGGCGGGCTCTACGACGGCCGGCCCCTCGCGGGGATCGTATTTTCCGTTGCCGTCCTGACTGCGCTCGCGGCCATCGTGATCGGCATGCTCGAATTGTTTGCCTGGGGGGTCCAGAAGACAACTCTTTATACAATCACCACAAACCGGGTTGTGTTGCGGTTTGGCGTGGCCTTTTCCATAACGCTCAATCTGCCCTTCAAGCAGATTGGCGCGCTCGCTTTGGCAGACCAGGGCAAAGGTGCGGGCAATGTCGCTATCCAGCTTCTGCCCGGGCACCGCCTGTCCTGGCTGGTTCAATGGCCGCATGTGCGCGGCTGGCGGTTTGCGAATGTCGAACCCAGCCTGATTTGCCTGACAGATGCGAAAAGAGCCTCCGATGTCCTGGCATTGGCCATCAGTCAGCATGCATCCGTGCACTCAGGTCACGCGCGCCTTACGCAGGTCGGCCCTCTCCAGGGAACGGCCGTTGCACCGGCAGCAGTGGAAGCTGCGGAATAG
- the puhC gene encoding photosynthetic complex assembly protein PuhC, translating to MGSVSHLGYFGKRKGKRTNTFPKGVLIGAIALLVFAAGAVVFGQTTGIGVIKHRAGAPVAIRDVTITRSAGDQVIVKDARSGVQIAAYEKDAGGFVRGSLRAFERMRMVAKVSDTAPYRIIKWEAGTVSLSDTATGERIYLEAFGKDNAAAFEFLLGQEGGASQ from the coding sequence ATGGGGTCCGTATCTCACCTTGGGTATTTCGGTAAGCGCAAAGGCAAGCGCACCAACACCTTTCCGAAGGGGGTGCTGATCGGTGCAATCGCGTTGCTCGTCTTCGCTGCGGGTGCAGTTGTGTTCGGTCAGACGACCGGTATTGGCGTCATCAAGCATCGTGCCGGTGCCCCTGTTGCGATCCGTGACGTGACGATTACGCGCTCCGCCGGTGATCAGGTGATCGTCAAAGACGCCCGCAGCGGTGTTCAGATCGCCGCGTACGAAAAAGACGCAGGTGGATTTGTGCGCGGCTCGCTACGGGCGTTTGAACGCATGCGCATGGTTGCCAAGGTTTCGGATACCGCACCCTACCGGATCATCAAATGGGAGGCGGGTACCGTCAGCCTTTCGGACACTGCGACTGGGGAACGTATCTATTTGGAAGCTTTTGGCAAAGACAACGCTGCGGCTTTCGAATTTCTGCTTGGTCAAGAGGGAGGAGCAAGCCAATGA
- the acsF gene encoding magnesium-protoporphyrin IX monomethyl ester (oxidative) cyclase yields MNKTVSPADLAANEPTIEKRLAAQNDTTRSAMVSTMLTPRFYTTDFDEMDKIDVEPVREEWDALISQMRSDPNRGHFKRNEEWEDIDIDALPDDLREELIDFLVSSLTSEFSGCVLYKEMKRRGKNKEICELFGYMSRDESRHAGFINDALKDFGIGVNMGFLAKAKKYTYFKPKFIYYATYLSEKIGYARYITIYRHLEKHPDQRFHPIFKWFKQWCNDEFSHGEAFSLIIRSDRRLLEGRNKLWIKFFLLAVFATMYVRDHMRPAFHQALGVDIEDYDMKVFRLTSEISRQCFPLVLDLENPALVEGFRRMERINRKMQAATEKGGVTGAVGKAWWGAAAGVNFLRMYMVPSIKNDLPETSRLQPVW; encoded by the coding sequence ATGAACAAGACCGTATCTCCGGCCGATCTGGCCGCCAATGAGCCGACGATAGAAAAGCGCCTGGCCGCCCAAAACGACACAACCCGTAGCGCCATGGTGTCCACGATGCTGACACCACGGTTTTACACGACCGACTTCGATGAAATGGACAAGATCGACGTCGAGCCGGTGCGCGAGGAATGGGACGCTCTCATTTCCCAGATGCGCAGCGATCCGAACCGGGGCCATTTCAAACGGAACGAGGAGTGGGAAGACATAGACATCGATGCTCTTCCGGATGACCTGCGTGAAGAGCTGATCGACTTTCTTGTCTCATCGCTGACATCGGAGTTTTCGGGCTGCGTCCTCTACAAGGAAATGAAGCGGCGTGGAAAGAACAAAGAGATCTGCGAGCTTTTCGGCTACATGAGCCGCGACGAATCCCGTCATGCGGGGTTCATCAATGACGCGCTGAAGGATTTCGGCATCGGCGTGAATATGGGTTTTCTCGCGAAGGCCAAGAAATACACCTACTTCAAACCGAAGTTCATCTACTACGCGACCTACCTGTCCGAAAAGATCGGGTATGCGCGCTATATCACCATTTACCGCCATCTGGAAAAGCATCCTGATCAGCGCTTCCACCCGATCTTCAAATGGTTCAAACAGTGGTGCAATGACGAGTTCTCCCATGGAGAGGCGTTCTCGCTGATCATCCGCTCGGACAGACGCCTGCTTGAGGGCCGAAACAAGCTTTGGATCAAATTCTTCCTGCTCGCGGTGTTTGCGACCATGTATGTGCGCGATCACATGCGTCCGGCGTTTCACCAGGCGCTTGGGGTCGATATTGAAGACTATGACATGAAGGTTTTCCGCCTGACGTCCGAGATCTCCCGCCAATGCTTCCCGCTCGTGCTGGATCTGGAAAACCCGGCGCTGGTGGAAGGGTTCCGCCGCATGGAGCGTATCAACCGGAAAATGCAGGCTGCAACCGAAAAAGGTGGCGTGACAGGCGCCGTCGGAAAAGCCTGGTGGGGTGCCGCCGCCGGCGTCAACTTCCTGCGCATGTACATGGTGCCTTCAATAAAGAACGACTTGCCGGAAACCTCCCGGCTGCAGCCGGTCTGGTGA